A region from the Thermoplasmatales archaeon genome encodes:
- a CDS encoding CRISPR type I-D/CYANO-associated protein Csc1 — translation MKNLRLKPIRIETISPVNYYYIPAAGGMRTSDFIGDIALKYAALHQLGKMDYFYPTKFQPTYEELLEFPFWFTVAINEKMAFGGERDTIYMKNMVRNTMQGIDYNGTSSYPGFGEGSKMYKNFYFQQPIKPGNIFYTYLITTEDDFELPRVLRVGNNKTGLLKLQDYHGSEFRAVINAYTIQNIMGKSIPKFNYEYASHSVLQYFLLGMLSIQDLLKIYGG, via the coding sequence ATGAAAAATCTTCGGTTAAAACCAATAAGAATTGAGACAATCAGCCCGGTCAACTACTACTATATTCCAGCTGCTGGGGGAATGAGAACGTCAGACTTCATCGGAGATATTGCACTAAAATATGCCGCACTTCACCAATTGGGAAAAATGGACTATTTCTACCCAACTAAATTCCAGCCAACATATGAGGAACTCTTAGAATTTCCGTTTTGGTTTACAGTAGCTATAAATGAAAAAATGGCTTTTGGGGGTGAAAGAGACACAATTTACATGAAAAATATGGTTAGAAACACAATGCAAGGCATCGATTACAATGGAACCAGTTCTTATCCAGGTTTCGGGGAAGGGTCGAAAATGTATAAAAATTTCTACTTTCAACAACCAATTAAACCAGGAAACATTTTCTATACTTATCTAATCACTACAGAGGATGACTTTGAGTTACCAAGAGTCTTGAGAGTTGGCAACAACAAAACTGGCTTACTAAAATTGCAAGATTATCATGGCAGTGAATTCAGGGCTGTAATTAACGCCTACACTATTCAGAATATAATGGGGAAAAGTATTCCGAAGTTTAATTATGAATACGCTAGTCATAGCGTCCTTCAATACTTCCTTCTAGGTATGCTTTCCATTCAAGACCTCCTAAAGATTTATGGGGGCTGA
- a CDS encoding CRISPR type I-D/CYANO-associated protein Csc2 gives MKSRMSEIFERLEKEKLLLKLEDIDLKKNYGIFLKIGVVSETVGFFINRNNEATELTSENFQGSERLVVPAQKWRGAERSYLLSELRKVGGIIPAEYSRNMVVKKKLLKNPSSLIFGDSSTGTGTEAAGMASRMFYDWSYSYESLAKITVRYLHNSLSEEGTILHEENGTPKSNAFYNVPYVRPGVKLIRYISMENCSREMLLLALMAINGTTRYGARTAILGDNMMNSIVAIGFSKQETSVSSYSTIMKAWNSGSYDPQKMVADDMHNAYGKNLLNKEELRSLINEVNELRQSPDQLRSMGLVLVNKMDSDWSEFWNEKSSVKTNKN, from the coding sequence ATGAAAAGTAGAATGTCGGAAATTTTTGAAAGATTGGAAAAAGAGAAGCTATTGTTGAAACTCGAAGATATTGACCTAAAGAAGAACTATGGCATATTTCTAAAAATAGGTGTAGTTTCAGAGACGGTTGGTTTCTTTATAAACAGAAATAACGAAGCAACCGAGCTTACAAGCGAGAATTTTCAGGGCTCTGAGAGACTCGTAGTTCCCGCACAAAAGTGGAGAGGCGCAGAGAGATCTTACCTGTTATCTGAGCTAAGGAAGGTGGGTGGAATAATACCTGCAGAATATAGCCGGAACATGGTTGTAAAGAAAAAATTGCTGAAGAACCCCTCAAGCTTAATATTCGGAGATTCTAGCACTGGTACTGGAACGGAAGCCGCTGGTATGGCCTCCAGGATGTTCTACGACTGGTCATATAGCTATGAGTCTCTAGCAAAAATTACAGTCAGATATTTGCATAATTCTCTTTCCGAAGAAGGGACCATACTGCACGAGGAAAATGGAACTCCTAAATCCAACGCTTTCTATAACGTGCCGTATGTGAGACCTGGAGTAAAACTCATACGATATATCTCAATGGAAAATTGTTCAAGAGAGATGCTTTTGCTTGCGTTGATGGCTATAAACGGAACAACTAGATACGGAGCAAGGACAGCCATCCTTGGCGATAACATGATGAACAGTATCGTAGCAATTGGGTTTTCAAAGCAAGAAACTTCTGTGAGTTCCTATTCTACTATAATGAAAGCATGGAATTCCGGTTCCTATGATCCACAAAAGATGGTCGCCGACGACATGCACAACGCGTATGGAAAGAACCTCCTAAATAAAGAGGAACTGAGGTCCCTGATCAACGAAGTTAATGAGCTCAGGCAATCTCCGGATCAGCTTCGATCTATGGGCTTAGTACTTGTAAATAAGATGGATAGTGACTGGAGTGAGTTTTGGAATGAAAAATCTTCGGTTAAAACCAATAAGAATTGA